In Rahnella variigena, one DNA window encodes the following:
- the fucR gene encoding L-fucose operon activator: MKQARHLCILELLAQQDALSVSQLARSLHVSHETIRRDLGQLQIQGEIIRRHGCAKSIHQTQDVGITFAQRAKSHISPKDQLAQQALSYIENDMTLALDASSTCWYLARKLPNIPLTVYTNSVRIMETLVRRENIRVIATGGVLSRKYQAYLSDIPHLLALLRSLEIDLFIFSCEGLDGEGVLWDSNDKNARFKALLIKYAAQSLLLMDKSKILRKAGAPICNIEEVDIRLFERQNAAG, from the coding sequence ATAAAGCAGGCACGCCATCTCTGCATTCTTGAACTCCTGGCACAGCAGGATGCGCTCAGCGTGAGTCAGCTCGCCCGCAGTTTACACGTCAGTCATGAAACCATCCGCCGTGATCTCGGGCAGCTACAAATTCAGGGGGAGATAATTCGCCGGCATGGTTGTGCAAAAAGCATCCATCAGACCCAGGATGTGGGGATCACTTTCGCGCAGCGAGCGAAAAGTCATATTTCACCGAAGGATCAGTTGGCTCAGCAAGCGTTATCCTATATTGAAAACGATATGACGCTGGCTTTGGATGCCAGCTCCACCTGCTGGTATTTAGCCAGAAAACTGCCCAATATCCCTCTGACGGTCTACACCAACAGCGTACGTATCATGGAGACGCTGGTGCGACGTGAGAATATCCGGGTGATTGCGACGGGCGGGGTGCTTTCCCGTAAATATCAGGCGTACCTCAGTGATATCCCGCATCTGTTGGCTTTACTGCGATCACTGGAGATTGATCTGTTTATTTTCTCCTGTGAGGGATTAGACGGCGAAGGCGTGCTTTGGGACAGTAATGACAAAAATGCCCGCTTTAAAGCGCTATTGATCAAATACGCCGCACAATCACTGTTACTGATGGACAAGAGTAAGATCCTGCGTAAAGCCGGTGCGCCGATTTGCAACATAGAAGAGGTGGACATACGGCTGTTTGAACGCCAAAATGCGGCCGGTTGA
- a CDS encoding APC family permease, which produces MSEPSVSRNADKLVKTLSTPVIFFAAIKAIIGGGVIALTGVIIANTGGGTPLAYLVASLITVLAGIPYAVLAATLPVTGGIYSWPSRLISPTCGFLVFWFFSLTHVSLSLYALTCSDYLMAFFPDLPKTAVSFVILTVIYLANLLGAALSARLSMILTIIMLCGMLLFVGEGIGEVEIDNFTTLLPNGFAAFATSVALLLFVTNGACTVAELAGEMKNPARAIPVAIMGSTAFAALIYMLVSVTATGILPLSEVAHQPLTVVAKSFMSPGSFLFFSIGAGIISMLGITNVQMLWGSKSLLVACDDGWLPRSLGRVSLKTRVPYLLLTLLYLIGVIPILCGISVSNIASAAAITFLAAQIVCIICSWRVRKTPAYQMSSFRISPALHIITATLSIAILGCMIVMLLRDTDSKTLSVMGVWLLLGITLIFVRRKNVITNRVLASEGAK; this is translated from the coding sequence ATGAGCGAACCTTCGGTTTCCCGGAATGCGGACAAACTGGTTAAAACACTCAGCACGCCGGTAATTTTTTTCGCTGCAATTAAAGCCATTATTGGCGGCGGCGTAATTGCACTGACTGGCGTTATTATTGCCAATACTGGCGGTGGAACACCCCTGGCATACTTAGTGGCATCATTAATTACCGTTCTTGCCGGTATTCCCTATGCAGTATTAGCAGCAACCTTGCCGGTCACCGGCGGAATATACAGCTGGCCTTCACGTTTAATCAGCCCGACGTGTGGTTTTTTGGTGTTCTGGTTTTTCTCACTCACTCACGTTTCACTGTCGTTATATGCGCTGACCTGTTCCGATTATCTGATGGCCTTTTTTCCCGACCTGCCAAAAACAGCGGTCAGTTTCGTCATATTAACGGTCATTTATCTGGCAAATTTGCTTGGTGCAGCCCTCAGCGCCCGCCTGAGTATGATCCTCACGATTATCATGTTATGTGGCATGTTGCTGTTTGTCGGTGAAGGTATCGGGGAAGTGGAGATAGACAACTTCACCACCCTTTTGCCGAACGGCTTCGCGGCCTTTGCAACCTCGGTGGCTTTGCTGCTGTTTGTTACCAACGGTGCCTGTACGGTGGCAGAACTGGCCGGTGAAATGAAAAACCCGGCACGCGCAATTCCGGTGGCGATCATGGGATCCACGGCGTTTGCTGCGCTGATTTATATGCTGGTTTCTGTCACCGCAACCGGAATTTTACCGCTATCAGAAGTGGCACATCAGCCGCTGACTGTGGTCGCAAAATCCTTCATGTCACCGGGATCTTTCCTGTTCTTCAGTATCGGCGCGGGGATTATCAGCATGCTGGGGATAACCAATGTGCAGATGTTGTGGGGCAGTAAAAGTTTGCTGGTGGCCTGCGATGATGGCTGGCTGCCGCGCAGCCTCGGGCGTGTAAGTCTTAAAACCCGCGTGCCGTATTTACTGCTGACCCTGCTGTATCTGATCGGGGTGATACCAATCCTGTGCGGTATTTCGGTGTCCAATATTGCCAGTGCCGCTGCAATCACCTTTCTGGCGGCACAAATCGTCTGCATTATCTGCTCGTGGCGTGTGCGCAAAACGCCCGCCTATCAGATGTCTTCTTTCCGTATATCACCTGCGTTACACATCATTACCGCTACGTTAAGTATCGCCATTCTGGGCTGCATGATTGTGATGTTACTTCGCGATACCGACAGTAAAACACTCAGCGTTATGGGCGTCTGGCTGCTTCTGGGTATCACTCTGATCTTTGTCCGCCGTAAGAATGTGATTACCAACCGTGTATTAGCCAGTGAGGGCGCAAAATGA
- the yacL gene encoding protein YacL, protein MDYDFLRDITGEVKVRFSMGHEVLGHWLNEEVKGDLSVLDTVESALAELKGSERQTQMVGHEYTLLLADDEVMIRANQLDFDGDEIEEGMSYYDEESLAFCGVEDFLQVLAKYRSFVTTYR, encoded by the coding sequence ATGGATTACGATTTTTTGCGCGACATCACCGGTGAGGTCAAAGTGCGTTTTTCAATGGGCCACGAAGTGCTCGGTCACTGGCTGAATGAAGAAGTGAAGGGCGACCTGAGCGTGCTGGATACGGTTGAATCCGCATTGGCTGAACTCAAAGGCAGCGAGCGCCAGACGCAAATGGTCGGCCACGAATACACGCTGCTGTTAGCCGACGATGAAGTGATGATCCGCGCCAATCAGCTGGATTTCGACGGCGATGAGATTGAAGAAGGCATGAGTTATTACGACGAAGAGAGTCTGGCGTTTTGCGGCGTCGAGGACTTTTTGCAAGTCCTCGCCAAATACCGTTCTTTCGTGACGACTTATCGATAA
- a CDS encoding L-fucose isomerase, with protein MKTLTESWISQPITLGIRPVIDGRRMGVRESLEAQTMAMAESAAELISSCIRHPDGSSLRCVIAETTIAGRAESARCDALFRRENVGLTLTVTPCWCYGDETIDNDPLRPKAIWGFNGTERPGVVYLAAALAAHNQQGLPAFGISGRDVQDADDTHIPADVEEKLLRFVRAGLVVASLRGKSYLSVGSVSMGIAGSIVDHHFFAETLGMQVQSVDMTELRRRIDCGIYDEEELALAISWAEAGFVYGEEVNPPEFQRSDSDKRRILQESLTMALCLRDMMQGNPQLAVRGFNEEATGYNTIAGGFQGQRHWTDHYPNADIAEALLNSSFDWNGPRQPILMATENDSLNAVSMLFGHYLTGKAQIFADMRTCWSPQAVFRVTGHQLAGRAAQGIIHLINSGSAALDGSGAQRDEQGLPTIKPHWQVTPEDAQRCLAQTLWCPAVHEYFRGGGFSSNFLTPGDMPFTLSRINLIKGVGPVLQLAEGWSVELPEDVHQQLDQRTNSTWPTTWFTPRLTGQEPFNDASTMMNCWGANHGVLTPGHVGADLITLAAMLRIPVCLHNLPDVQLFRPSAWSAFGMDKAGQDYRACQHYGPLYK; from the coding sequence ATGAAAACATTGACTGAATCCTGGATTTCTCAACCGATTACACTTGGTATTCGCCCGGTTATCGACGGACGAAGAATGGGCGTGCGTGAATCACTGGAAGCGCAAACTATGGCGATGGCCGAATCTGCCGCTGAGCTTATCTCATCGTGTATCCGTCATCCCGATGGCTCATCGCTGCGCTGCGTGATTGCCGAGACTACGATTGCCGGGCGCGCAGAATCGGCGCGTTGCGACGCGCTGTTTCGTCGTGAAAATGTCGGTCTGACCCTCACCGTCACGCCGTGCTGGTGTTATGGCGACGAAACGATTGACAACGATCCGCTGCGGCCAAAAGCCATTTGGGGGTTTAACGGCACTGAACGTCCGGGCGTGGTCTATCTGGCGGCGGCGCTGGCTGCGCATAATCAGCAGGGATTACCTGCGTTCGGCATCTCCGGACGGGATGTACAGGATGCCGATGACACCCATATTCCTGCGGATGTAGAGGAAAAACTGCTGCGTTTCGTCCGGGCAGGGTTGGTCGTCGCCAGTCTGCGTGGCAAAAGTTATTTGTCAGTGGGCAGTGTCTCAATGGGGATCGCCGGATCGATTGTTGATCATCACTTTTTTGCTGAAACATTAGGCATGCAGGTGCAAAGCGTTGATATGACGGAACTTCGCCGCCGCATAGACTGCGGTATTTATGACGAAGAGGAACTGGCACTGGCGATAAGTTGGGCAGAAGCTGGGTTTGTGTACGGCGAAGAGGTTAATCCGCCAGAATTTCAGCGTTCTGACAGCGATAAGCGGCGGATTTTGCAAGAGTCACTGACGATGGCGTTGTGCTTACGCGACATGATGCAGGGTAACCCGCAACTGGCGGTGCGTGGCTTTAATGAAGAGGCGACAGGCTATAACACCATTGCCGGTGGGTTTCAGGGGCAAAGGCACTGGACCGATCATTATCCGAATGCTGATATCGCAGAAGCCTTGCTCAACAGCAGCTTCGACTGGAATGGACCCCGTCAGCCGATATTGATGGCGACAGAAAACGATAGCCTGAATGCGGTCTCAATGTTGTTCGGTCACTACCTGACCGGCAAGGCGCAAATCTTTGCCGATATGCGAACCTGCTGGTCGCCGCAGGCCGTTTTTCGCGTGACGGGACATCAGCTGGCGGGCAGGGCAGCTCAGGGAATTATCCATCTGATCAACTCCGGTTCTGCCGCGCTTGATGGCAGCGGTGCACAGCGCGATGAGCAGGGACTGCCGACCATTAAACCACACTGGCAAGTGACGCCTGAAGACGCACAACGTTGTCTGGCGCAAACCCTCTGGTGCCCGGCAGTGCATGAATATTTTCGCGGAGGCGGTTTCTCATCGAACTTTCTTACGCCTGGCGATATGCCTTTCACCCTCAGCCGGATCAATCTTATCAAGGGCGTTGGCCCCGTATTGCAATTGGCAGAAGGCTGGAGTGTGGAATTGCCCGAGGATGTCCATCAGCAGCTGGATCAGCGTACTAATTCCACCTGGCCCACAACGTGGTTTACGCCGAGACTGACCGGACAGGAACCCTTTAACGATGCCAGTACGATGATGAATTGCTGGGGAGCCAATCATGGGGTGCTAACACCGGGTCATGTAGGTGCGGATCTGATCACTCTGGCTGCCATGTTGCGTATTCCTGTCTGTCTGCACAATTTGCCGGATGTACAACTCTTCCGACCTTCTGCGTGGTCAGCGTTTGGGATGGACAAAGCAGGCCAGGATTACCGCGCCTGTCAGCACTATGGCCCGTTATACAAATAA
- a CDS encoding MalY/PatB family protein — MNEIEHCFEYPHDRTSDGSLKWAFPSPWLPENVTKRPIPLWIADMDFISPPAVNQALGRMAEHGIYGYTDAPESLREALAGWQYTHHQWAVKTQWMLHSPGIVSALNLTIQTFSAPGDGVIMLMPVYGPFHDSVGLNQRRVVSVELELVGQDYVLDIEKFEAAITPDVKIFILSNPHNPIGKVWSREELLLLGECCLRHNILVIADEIHQDLVINSQVKYLPFASLCAEFSDISITCTAPSKTFNLAGLQTSTLIISNPQLRQRLHQHYLACGLERPNIAGIIACEAAYRNGEPWLNALLSTLRDNLRQLDLILKDSGMQRCGGDALYLAWIDCRRLQQVDLQHFFLEKSDVWIEPGTHFGRGGDGFIRLNYATSRTLLTSALRQMVTAT, encoded by the coding sequence ATGAATGAAATTGAGCACTGCTTTGAATATCCTCACGATCGTACTTCAGATGGCTCGCTGAAATGGGCTTTTCCCTCACCCTGGCTACCTGAGAATGTGACCAAAAGGCCGATACCGCTATGGATCGCTGACATGGATTTTATCAGTCCTCCGGCAGTGAATCAGGCACTGGGCCGGATGGCCGAACACGGGATTTACGGTTACACCGACGCGCCTGAAAGCCTGCGTGAAGCACTGGCTGGCTGGCAATATACTCACCATCAATGGGCAGTAAAAACGCAATGGATGTTGCATAGCCCAGGCATTGTCAGCGCCCTGAATCTGACGATCCAAACCTTTTCTGCGCCGGGTGATGGCGTCATTATGCTGATGCCGGTATACGGCCCTTTTCATGACAGCGTTGGTCTGAATCAGCGGCGGGTTGTGTCCGTGGAGCTGGAGCTTGTGGGGCAGGATTACGTGCTGGATATCGAAAAGTTCGAGGCAGCGATTACCCCTGATGTGAAAATTTTCATTCTCAGTAACCCGCACAATCCGATAGGCAAAGTCTGGAGTCGCGAAGAATTATTGCTGCTTGGTGAGTGTTGTCTGCGCCATAATATTTTGGTGATAGCAGATGAAATTCATCAGGATTTAGTGATCAATTCACAAGTGAAATACCTGCCTTTTGCCAGCCTCTGCGCGGAATTCTCCGACATCAGCATTACCTGCACCGCACCCAGCAAAACTTTTAATCTGGCCGGATTACAGACCTCTACGCTGATTATTTCTAATCCGCAGTTGCGCCAGCGTTTACATCAACACTATCTGGCCTGCGGGCTTGAGCGCCCGAATATCGCCGGGATTATCGCCTGTGAAGCGGCTTACAGAAACGGTGAGCCTTGGCTGAACGCGTTGCTTAGTACTTTGCGCGATAACCTCAGACAACTGGATCTGATACTCAAAGATTCGGGTATGCAGCGATGTGGTGGCGACGCACTTTATCTGGCGTGGATCGACTGTCGTCGTTTGCAGCAGGTCGATCTGCAACATTTTTTCCTTGAAAAAAGTGATGTGTGGATTGAACCCGGTACACATTTCGGCAGGGGCGGTGACGGATTTATTCGCCTGAACTATGCCACTTCACGCACGTTATTAACGTCCGCGCTCAGACAAATGGTCACTGCGACCTGA
- a CDS encoding L-fuculose-phosphate aldolase, with protein sequence MTRSTLAENIIHACLEMSRMGLNQGTAGNISVRYQEGMLITPSGIAYEKMNAGQIVYVNASGESEEGKIPSSEWRFHQAAYQVRPDVNAVVHNHAPHCTAVAILNLPIPAIHYMIAAAGGNTIPCAPYATFGSVELSVNVAAALRDRKATLLQHHGMIACEVDLDKALWLAQEVEVLARLYLAVSGRVNPVSVLSEEEINVVLERFKHYGLRVE encoded by the coding sequence ATGACGAGAAGCACATTAGCCGAAAACATTATTCATGCCTGTCTGGAAATGAGCCGTATGGGGTTAAATCAGGGAACTGCCGGAAATATCAGCGTGCGTTATCAGGAAGGTATGCTAATTACTCCCTCGGGAATTGCCTATGAAAAGATGAATGCCGGACAAATTGTGTATGTGAACGCCAGCGGAGAATCTGAAGAAGGTAAAATTCCCTCCAGCGAGTGGCGTTTTCATCAGGCAGCCTATCAGGTCAGGCCAGACGTTAACGCTGTTGTCCATAACCACGCGCCGCACTGTACTGCCGTCGCCATTCTCAATCTGCCGATCCCGGCCATTCATTACATGATTGCCGCCGCCGGTGGGAACACCATCCCCTGTGCTCCTTATGCCACCTTTGGCTCCGTTGAACTGTCCGTGAATGTTGCGGCTGCATTACGCGATCGCAAAGCCACTTTATTACAACATCACGGCATGATTGCCTGCGAAGTGGATCTGGATAAAGCCCTTTGGCTGGCTCAGGAAGTCGAAGTTCTGGCGCGCTTGTATCTGGCCGTATCAGGACGAGTTAATCCTGTTTCAGTCCTGTCAGAGGAAGAGATTAACGTGGTATTGGAGCGATTTAAGCATTACGGGCTGAGAGTTGAATAA
- a CDS encoding fimbrial protein, which translates to MKMMLLLACLALFSGKLWAACSTSPAMPQSWDLSSVAVTSSLPVGADIPGSQHTFNVSGTCGTNGSNELAGDPIIACYYGTGAEIAGFPGVYSTGVEGIGIALTNSSGQRVVGGGVSCDTRNTSLGSLDSSLSYQITVTLSLVKTANDISDTALAQSQTRFGLGVYGKSGLGGGGNNTFSYTGNINIRTESCDVLNNTINVPLGTVTQGQFSSTSPGGVSPDVPFSIELNCDAGANVNIRIDGTADDSLAAGVIKISSGAEGQATGVGIQILKGDTSPVGIGQEWAITPSASEGSLSIPFFARYYLNGQTLSSGSANGTATFTMIYY; encoded by the coding sequence ATGAAAATGATGTTACTGCTGGCCTGTCTGGCCCTGTTTTCTGGCAAATTATGGGCGGCCTGCTCTACTTCTCCGGCCATGCCTCAGTCCTGGGATTTAAGTTCGGTTGCGGTGACCTCTTCACTGCCTGTTGGCGCGGATATACCCGGAAGTCAGCATACGTTCAATGTGAGCGGTACTTGCGGTACAAACGGCAGCAACGAACTCGCCGGTGACCCGATCATCGCCTGTTACTATGGAACCGGTGCTGAAATAGCAGGTTTCCCTGGCGTTTACTCCACCGGCGTCGAGGGCATCGGTATAGCCCTGACCAACTCCAGCGGACAACGTGTGGTCGGAGGCGGGGTAAGCTGCGATACGCGTAATACCTCGTTGGGTAGCCTGGACAGCAGTCTCAGCTATCAGATAACAGTGACGTTATCGTTAGTCAAAACCGCCAACGATATTTCGGATACGGCACTGGCGCAAAGCCAGACCCGTTTCGGATTGGGGGTGTATGGCAAATCAGGCCTCGGGGGTGGGGGCAACAACACGTTTTCCTACACCGGCAATATCAATATCAGAACGGAAAGCTGCGATGTGCTGAATAACACAATAAATGTGCCACTGGGTACGGTGACTCAGGGACAATTTTCCAGTACATCTCCTGGCGGTGTTTCACCGGATGTCCCTTTCAGCATAGAACTCAATTGTGATGCCGGGGCGAATGTGAATATCCGTATCGACGGCACTGCCGATGATTCGCTGGCCGCCGGCGTAATCAAAATCAGCAGTGGCGCAGAGGGGCAGGCGACCGGGGTGGGGATTCAGATACTCAAAGGCGATACGTCGCCCGTGGGCATCGGACAGGAATGGGCAATCACGCCCTCGGCGAGTGAAGGAAGCCTGAGTATTCCCTTTTTTGCCCGCTACTATCTCAACGGACAAACACTCAGCAGCGGAAGTGCGAACGGCACAGCGACGTTTACGATGATCTACTATTGA
- a CDS encoding helix-turn-helix domain-containing protein, with the protein MKTNNNLSSHGKNSPLGHKPLEAITRLIEVCLPHATPVATDTPNIPITLRAEDGKQQIILLLEGDIKCYRASDNLLYGIADAPTMLGLMTSEYSSVSFIFKGNKESKISVLPRDKAIDLIAEHGLVRELIACNTRFTDYRNYHSDLMISRTAYDIICGLLLEIERLPQEVRRKSSVVNFILERSNLARSGVMKILADLRTGDYIDIQNGKLITINKRFPDEY; encoded by the coding sequence ATGAAGACAAACAATAATCTCTCAAGCCATGGCAAAAACTCGCCGCTGGGACACAAGCCATTGGAAGCCATCACTCGCCTGATTGAAGTCTGTTTACCCCATGCCACGCCGGTGGCTACAGACACCCCCAATATCCCCATCACCCTGCGCGCTGAAGACGGCAAGCAGCAAATCATCTTGCTGCTGGAAGGCGATATAAAATGCTATCGGGCCTCTGACAACTTGCTGTATGGCATTGCTGACGCGCCCACTATGCTGGGATTAATGACTTCAGAATACAGCAGCGTCTCTTTTATATTTAAAGGAAATAAGGAAAGTAAGATCAGCGTGCTGCCGCGCGATAAGGCAATCGACCTGATTGCCGAACATGGACTGGTGAGAGAGCTTATCGCCTGTAACACCCGCTTTACCGATTACCGCAACTATCATTCCGATCTGATGATCAGCCGCACCGCCTATGACATTATTTGCGGTCTGTTACTCGAAATAGAACGGTTACCACAAGAAGTCCGCAGAAAAAGCAGCGTGGTAAACTTTATTCTGGAGCGTTCGAATTTAGCACGCAGCGGCGTCATGAAGATTCTGGCGGATCTACGGACAGGGGATTATATCGATATTCAGAACGGGAAACTGATCACCATCAATAAGCGTTTTCCAGACGAATACTGA
- the acnB gene encoding bifunctional aconitate hydratase 2/2-methylisocitrate dehydratase: MLEEYRKHVAERAAEGIVPKPLDASQMAALVESLKNPPQGEEDTLLDLLINRVPPGVDEAAYVKAGFLAAVAKGETTSPLVTPEKAVELLGTMQGGYNIHPLIDALDSETLAPIAAKALSHTLLMFDNFYDVEEKAHAGNEHAKKILQSWADAEWYLSRPQLAEKITVTVFKVTGETNTDDLSPAPDAWSRPDIPLHALAMLKNEREGIHPDQPGSVGPIKQIEELNKKGFPLAYVGDVVGTGSSRKSATNSVLWFMGDDIPHVPNKRGGGVVLGGKIAPIFFNTMEDAGALPIEVDVSDLNMGDVIDIYPYKGEVRNHETNEVIATFELKTDVLLDEVRAGGRIPLIIGRGLTTKARESLKLPQSEVFRIAKPVAASSKGFSLAQKMVGRACGVAGIRPNEYCEPKMTSVGSQDTTGPMTRDELKDLACLGFSADLVMQSFCHTAAYPKPVDVTTHHTLPDFIMNRGGVSLRPGDGIIHSWLNRMLLPDTVGTGGDSHTRFPIGISFPAGSGLVAFAAATGVMPLDMPESVLVRFKGKMQPGITLRDLVHAIPYYAIKEGHLTVEKKGKKNLFSGRILEIEGLPELKVEQAFELADASAERSAAGCTIKLDQAPIKEYLSSNIVLLKWMISEGYGDRRTIERRIKGMEEWLANPNLLEADADAEYAAIIEIDLADIKEPILCAPNDPDDARLLSSVQNSKIDEVFIGSCMTNIGHFRAAGKLLDSHKGALPTRLWVAPPTKMDAAQLTEEGYYSVFGKSGARVEIPGCSLCMGNQARVADGSTVVSTSTRNFPNRLGNGANVYLASAELAAIASLLGRLPTPEEYLGYMAEVDKTAVDTYRYLNFDKLSEYTDKADGVIFQTAV; encoded by the coding sequence GTGCTAGAAGAATACCGTAAGCACGTAGCCGAGCGTGCTGCAGAGGGCATCGTCCCTAAGCCACTTGATGCTTCACAGATGGCAGCGTTGGTTGAGTCCCTGAAGAATCCGCCGCAAGGCGAAGAAGATACTCTGTTAGACCTGCTGATTAATCGTGTTCCACCGGGCGTCGACGAAGCCGCCTACGTTAAAGCCGGATTCCTGGCTGCAGTCGCCAAAGGCGAAACTACCTCTCCGTTGGTCACTCCTGAAAAAGCCGTTGAACTGCTCGGTACCATGCAGGGCGGTTATAACATTCACCCGCTGATCGACGCGCTGGATAGCGAAACGCTGGCGCCTATCGCCGCGAAAGCGCTGTCTCACACCCTGCTGATGTTTGATAACTTCTACGATGTGGAAGAAAAAGCACACGCCGGCAACGAACACGCGAAGAAAATCCTGCAGTCGTGGGCGGATGCCGAATGGTATTTGTCACGTCCGCAACTGGCTGAAAAAATCACTGTCACTGTGTTTAAAGTGACGGGTGAAACCAACACCGATGATTTGTCACCGGCTCCGGATGCCTGGTCCCGTCCAGATATTCCGTTGCACGCGCTGGCTATGCTGAAAAACGAACGTGAAGGTATCCACCCGGATCAACCTGGCAGCGTCGGTCCGATTAAGCAAATCGAAGAACTGAACAAAAAAGGTTTCCCGCTGGCCTACGTTGGTGACGTAGTCGGTACCGGATCCTCACGTAAATCAGCCACCAACTCCGTGCTGTGGTTCATGGGCGATGATATTCCTCATGTGCCGAACAAACGCGGCGGCGGTGTGGTTCTCGGCGGTAAGATCGCGCCAATCTTCTTCAACACCATGGAAGATGCCGGTGCGTTGCCGATCGAAGTGGACGTTTCTGACCTGAACATGGGCGATGTCATCGACATCTACCCGTACAAAGGCGAAGTGCGTAACCACGAAACCAACGAAGTGATTGCGACTTTCGAACTGAAAACCGACGTACTGCTCGACGAAGTGCGCGCCGGTGGCCGTATTCCGCTGATCATCGGCCGTGGTTTAACCACCAAAGCCCGTGAGTCACTGAAACTGCCTCAGAGCGAAGTGTTCCGTATCGCCAAGCCAGTTGCTGCAAGCAGCAAAGGTTTCTCGCTGGCACAGAAAATGGTGGGCCGCGCCTGTGGCGTTGCCGGTATTCGTCCGAACGAATATTGCGAACCAAAAATGACGTCCGTGGGTTCTCAGGACACCACCGGTCCGATGACCCGTGATGAACTGAAAGACCTGGCGTGTCTGGGCTTCTCTGCCGATTTAGTGATGCAGTCATTCTGTCATACCGCCGCGTATCCTAAGCCGGTTGACGTGACCACGCACCACACGCTGCCTGATTTCATCATGAACCGCGGCGGTGTTTCACTGCGCCCTGGCGATGGCATCATTCACTCATGGCTGAACCGTATGCTGCTGCCGGACACTGTCGGCACCGGCGGTGACTCCCATACCCGTTTCCCGATCGGGATTTCCTTCCCTGCGGGCTCCGGTCTGGTGGCGTTTGCTGCGGCGACCGGCGTGATGCCTCTTGATATGCCGGAATCCGTTCTGGTGCGCTTCAAAGGCAAAATGCAACCGGGTATCACCCTGCGTGATCTGGTGCATGCGATCCCTTATTACGCGATCAAAGAAGGCCATCTGACCGTTGAGAAGAAGGGTAAGAAAAACCTCTTCTCCGGCCGTATTCTGGAAATCGAAGGCTTGCCGGAACTGAAAGTAGAACAGGCATTTGAACTGGCGGATGCGTCCGCAGAACGTTCAGCGGCAGGTTGTACGATCAAACTGGATCAGGCGCCGATCAAAGAATACCTGAGCTCTAACATTGTGCTGCTGAAGTGGATGATCTCTGAAGGTTACGGCGATCGTCGTACCATCGAGCGTCGCATCAAAGGTATGGAAGAGTGGCTGGCGAACCCGAACCTGCTCGAAGCCGATGCCGACGCGGAATACGCGGCGATCATCGAAATCGATCTGGCGGACATCAAAGAGCCAATCCTTTGTGCGCCAAACGATCCGGATGATGCACGTCTGCTGTCTTCCGTGCAGAACAGCAAAATCGACGAAGTGTTTATCGGTTCGTGCATGACCAACATCGGTCACTTCCGTGCGGCAGGTAAACTGCTCGACAGCCATAAAGGCGCGTTGCCAACCCGTTTGTGGGTTGCGCCACCGACCAAAATGGATGCGGCTCAGCTGACGGAAGAGGGCTATTACAGCGTCTTTGGTAAGAGCGGTGCGCGTGTAGAAATTCCAGGCTGTTCACTGTGCATGGGTAACCAGGCGCGTGTGGCCGACGGTTCTACCGTGGTTTCCACCTCTACCCGTAACTTCCCGAACCGTCTGGGTAACGGTGCCAATGTCTATCTGGCATCCGCAGAACTGGCGGCGATTGCGTCCCTGCTGGGACGTCTGCCAACGCCGGAAGAATACCTCGGCTACATGGCTGAAGTGGATAAGACTGCGGTGGATACTTACCGTTATCTGAACTTCGACAAGCTGAGTGAATATACGGATAAAGCTGACGGCGTGATTTTCCAAACCGCAGTCTAA